In the Thermococcus sp. MAR1 genome, one interval contains:
- the smc gene encoding chromosome segregation protein SMC: MPYIEKIEMKGFKSYGNRKVVVPLSKGFTAIVGANGSGKSNIGDAVLFVLGGLSAKAMRATRISDLIFAGTKTEAPAKYAEVAMYFNNEDRGFPLDEDEVVIKRRVYPDGRSTYWLNGKRTSRSDILDVLSAAMISPEGYNLVLQGDITKFIKMSPTERRMLIDEISGIAEYDAKKEKALKELKQAEENLARVDLLIREVKTQLDKLEKERNDALRYLDLKERVERAKVTLLLGEIRKLKSLIEENNLRDKEIEAEIAAIEERLKDIAKEIVAKEKELNAIEKELEDKSEDGILEVTRKISEVQSKIEMARKNIELAQKEIKDSQHRLAKTKEELKKVSEEIEKSRNAIQRWTKRREKLKAEIKEKEVVKNELVIKLGEIDRDFAIAKQDFDKVVDELEEAKKELYMKESDISKFEEEIERLKTKIAQDNAKRNALKSKIEEAKKSLEAKRSELGEIDGKMSKAEARLRKAEKELEEKTKALRKVEGELSKAREELIKAEAQREVRGNRAVEFLKNQNIPGLYGPLGELITVEDKDYALAVEVALGGNYDNVVVEDDKVAEKAIKLLKEKKLGRLTFLPLNKIKPRSMRERPSLGIPAMDVVQYDPRFKNAVAYALGDTLIVSDMDEARTVGIGKVRMVTLGGELLERSGAITGGHYRPRGKLGVNVDEIRKRVERLEREKEALESSINALKIEIKGLQNELFELRMRKSDLSKDLQVVQREMERLLAEDKALKEGIEESERLIEVLEKRIHGTKGDMAKLRGRIERLEKKREKLKRALENPEARELNQKIREVEHEISKLREELSKVESKLENLEIRINEELLPRKADLEEEIEGLVNRINALKANIAENENAIKEFEKELEELRKAEESVKDELKELRERREKVKNEIIDLRSEKDELNSKLQELRIEANTLKIKLAQYEATLKEKQDELKHHDTKLIRSIKEVPLELEALREQIEKMEEEIRSLEPVNMKAIEDFEVVERRYLELKSKREQVLAEKESIEEFIEEIEGQKRNVFMQTLSEIARNFSELFAKLSPGGSARLILENPDDPFAGGLEIEAKPAGKDVKRIEAMSGGEKALTALAFVFAIQRYKPAPFYLFDEIDAHLDDANVKRVADLIKEASQNSQFIVITLRDVMMANADKIIGVSMRNGVSRVVALSLEKAMKILEEARKRSEAEHAEMFGHLSG, translated from the coding sequence ATGCCGTACATCGAGAAGATTGAAATGAAAGGTTTCAAATCCTACGGTAACCGGAAGGTAGTCGTCCCTCTTTCTAAGGGGTTTACAGCGATCGTTGGTGCCAACGGTTCTGGAAAGAGCAACATCGGTGACGCCGTTCTCTTCGTTCTCGGTGGCCTCTCCGCCAAAGCCATGCGTGCAACCAGGATAAGCGACCTTATATTCGCGGGCACAAAAACCGAGGCCCCGGCAAAGTATGCAGAGGTTGCGATGTACTTCAACAACGAGGACAGGGGCTTTCCCCTCGACGAGGACGAGGTCGTGATAAAGCGCCGCGTTTACCCCGATGGCAGGAGCACCTACTGGCTCAACGGCAAGAGAACAAGCAGGAGCGACATACTCGACGTCCTCAGCGCCGCGATGATTTCGCCCGAAGGATACAACCTCGTTCTCCAGGGGGATATAACCAAGTTCATCAAGATGAGCCCGACTGAGAGGAGGATGCTCATAGACGAAATCTCTGGAATAGCCGAGTACGACGCGAAGAAGGAGAAAGCGTTGAAGGAATTAAAGCAGGCGGAGGAGAATCTGGCGCGCGTTGATCTGCTCATTCGCGAGGTCAAGACCCAGCTCGACAAGCTCGAAAAGGAGCGCAACGATGCCCTCCGCTACCTCGATCTGAAGGAGCGCGTTGAAAGGGCCAAAGTGACGCTCCTCCTTGGTGAGATACGGAAGCTGAAGTCCCTGATTGAAGAGAACAATCTCCGCGACAAGGAGATAGAGGCAGAGATAGCTGCCATAGAGGAGCGCCTCAAGGACATAGCCAAGGAGATAGTCGCCAAAGAGAAGGAGCTGAACGCCATCGAGAAGGAGCTTGAAGATAAGAGCGAGGACGGCATCCTTGAGGTTACCCGGAAGATCAGCGAGGTTCAGTCGAAGATCGAGATGGCGAGGAAGAACATCGAGCTGGCCCAGAAGGAGATAAAGGACAGCCAGCACCGACTTGCCAAGACCAAGGAGGAGTTGAAAAAGGTCTCAGAGGAGATAGAGAAGAGCAGAAATGCCATTCAGCGCTGGACGAAGAGGCGCGAGAAGCTCAAGGCTGAGATAAAGGAGAAGGAGGTCGTCAAAAACGAACTGGTCATCAAGCTCGGCGAGATAGACAGGGACTTTGCGATAGCCAAACAGGACTTCGACAAGGTCGTTGACGAACTTGAAGAGGCCAAGAAGGAGCTCTACATGAAGGAGAGCGATATCAGCAAGTTCGAGGAGGAAATAGAGCGCCTTAAGACCAAGATTGCCCAGGATAACGCCAAGAGGAATGCACTCAAGTCCAAAATCGAGGAGGCAAAGAAATCCCTTGAGGCCAAGCGCTCCGAGCTCGGGGAGATAGACGGGAAGATGTCGAAGGCGGAGGCGAGGCTTAGAAAGGCCGAGAAGGAGCTTGAGGAAAAGACCAAAGCCCTCAGAAAGGTCGAAGGGGAGCTTTCCAAAGCCAGGGAAGAACTCATCAAGGCCGAGGCCCAGCGTGAGGTGAGGGGCAACCGTGCCGTGGAGTTCCTCAAAAACCAGAACATCCCCGGCCTCTACGGGCCCCTCGGGGAACTGATAACTGTCGAGGACAAGGACTATGCTTTAGCCGTGGAGGTCGCCCTCGGCGGAAACTACGACAACGTTGTGGTCGAGGACGATAAGGTCGCCGAGAAGGCCATCAAGCTCCTCAAGGAGAAAAAGCTCGGAAGACTGACCTTCCTCCCGCTCAACAAGATAAAGCCCCGTTCTATGCGCGAGAGGCCTTCGCTCGGCATCCCTGCGATGGACGTCGTTCAGTACGACCCGCGCTTCAAAAACGCGGTAGCTTACGCCCTTGGGGACACGCTCATCGTGAGCGACATGGACGAAGCCAGAACCGTGGGAATTGGGAAGGTCCGCATGGTGACCCTGGGCGGCGAGCTCCTTGAGAGGAGCGGGGCGATAACCGGCGGCCACTACAGGCCGAGGGGCAAGCTCGGGGTAAACGTCGACGAGATAAGGAAGAGGGTCGAGAGGCTCGAACGCGAGAAAGAAGCTTTGGAATCCTCAATTAATGCGCTCAAGATTGAGATTAAAGGCCTCCAGAACGAGCTCTTTGAGCTCCGCATGAGAAAGAGCGACCTGAGCAAGGACCTACAGGTAGTCCAGAGGGAGATGGAGCGTCTTCTCGCTGAAGATAAGGCCCTCAAGGAGGGTATCGAGGAGAGCGAGAGGCTCATCGAGGTTCTTGAGAAGAGGATTCACGGAACTAAGGGCGACATGGCAAAGCTCCGCGGAAGGATAGAGCGGCTTGAGAAGAAGAGGGAGAAGCTCAAAAGGGCCCTTGAGAACCCCGAGGCGAGGGAGCTGAACCAGAAGATCAGGGAAGTGGAGCACGAGATAAGCAAGCTGAGGGAAGAGCTGAGCAAGGTTGAGAGTAAGCTTGAGAACCTTGAGATAAGGATAAACGAGGAGCTCCTCCCGAGGAAGGCTGACCTTGAGGAGGAGATAGAGGGGCTCGTGAACAGGATAAACGCCCTCAAGGCCAACATCGCCGAGAACGAGAACGCGATAAAGGAGTTCGAGAAGGAACTAGAGGAGCTCAGGAAGGCTGAGGAGAGCGTCAAGGACGAGCTCAAGGAGCTCCGCGAGAGACGCGAGAAGGTCAAGAACGAGATAATAGACCTTCGCTCAGAGAAGGACGAGCTCAACTCCAAGCTCCAGGAGCTGCGCATCGAGGCCAACACACTCAAGATAAAGCTCGCCCAGTACGAGGCAACGCTGAAGGAGAAGCAGGACGAGCTGAAGCACCACGACACCAAGCTCATAAGGAGCATCAAGGAAGTCCCGCTGGAGCTTGAGGCTTTGAGGGAGCAGATAGAGAAGATGGAGGAGGAGATACGCTCCCTTGAGCCCGTCAACATGAAGGCCATAGAGGACTTCGAGGTCGTTGAGAGGAGATACCTTGAGCTGAAGAGCAAGCGCGAGCAGGTTCTGGCTGAGAAGGAGAGCATAGAGGAGTTCATCGAGGAGATAGAGGGCCAGAAGAGGAACGTCTTCATGCAGACCCTCAGCGAGATAGCCAGAAACTTCTCGGAGCTCTTCGCGAAGCTCTCGCCTGGAGGAAGTGCCAGGCTCATCCTTGAGAACCCGGACGACCCCTTCGCGGGCGGTCTTGAGATAGAGGCCAAGCCCGCTGGAAAAGACGTCAAGCGCATAGAGGCCATGAGCGGCGGTGAGAAGGCACTAACGGCACTCGCCTTCGTCTTCGCGATACAGCGCTACAAGCCGGCGCCGTTCTACCTCTTCGACGAGATTGATGCCCACCTCGACGATGCCAACGTCAAGCGCGTCGCAGACCTCATCAAAGAAGCCTCGCAGAACAGCCAGTTCATCGTGATAACCCTCAGGGACGTCATGATGGCCAACGCGGACAAGATAATCGGCGTCAGCATGAGGAACGGCGTGTCAAGAGTTGTGGCGCTCAGCCTTGAGAAGGCCATGAAGATCCTGGAAGAGGCAAGGAAGAGGAGTGAGGCCGAGCATGCTGAGATGTTCGGGCATTTGAGCGGGTGA
- a CDS encoding DUF835 domain-containing protein — protein sequence MMFRGRPLRKESRILDYRRLNDILVRNPNRKKILITRRSPFEVNAPNVYQIWITKVSHPNAVHPSKLHVIEQIVWDRLQGEKSDVVLDAVEYLMIENGVEPTLRFVGKIRDMAVMKNSDFYVTVSDGLDNRLLNVLRRIVE from the coding sequence ATGATGTTTAGGGGGCGGCCCCTGAGAAAGGAATCACGAATACTGGACTATCGTCGTCTTAACGATATTCTGGTGAGGAACCCAAACCGGAAGAAGATTCTCATAACCAGAAGGTCTCCCTTCGAGGTTAACGCTCCGAACGTTTACCAGATCTGGATCACCAAGGTTTCCCATCCCAACGCAGTCCATCCCTCCAAGCTCCACGTCATCGAGCAGATCGTGTGGGACAGGCTCCAGGGTGAGAAATCCGACGTTGTTCTGGACGCCGTCGAGTATCTGATGATAGAGAACGGGGTCGAACCCACGCTTCGCTTTGTGGGCAAGATACGGGACATGGCCGTCATGAAGAACTCGGACTTCTACGTCACGGTTAGTGATGGCCTGGATAACCGACTACTCAACGTTCTCCGCAGAATAGTCGAGTGA
- the mce gene encoding methylmalonyl-CoA epimerase — MIKKIDHVGIAVKNLDEAIKVWEGLGLKVEEIEEVPDQKVRTAIIHVGESRIELLEATSEDSPIAKFIAKRGEGIHHIALGVEDIEGHLEKLKEEGYRLIDEKPRIGAGGAKIAFVHPKAVTGVLLELCEREE, encoded by the coding sequence ATGATAAAGAAGATAGACCACGTTGGTATAGCCGTTAAGAACCTTGACGAGGCCATCAAGGTCTGGGAGGGTCTCGGCCTAAAGGTCGAGGAGATTGAAGAGGTGCCAGACCAGAAAGTAAGAACTGCCATAATCCACGTTGGGGAGAGCAGGATTGAACTGCTTGAAGCCACTTCCGAAGACTCCCCGATAGCCAAGTTCATAGCCAAACGCGGTGAGGGCATACACCACATAGCCCTCGGCGTTGAGGACATCGAGGGGCACCTCGAGAAGCTCAAGGAAGAGGGTTACAGACTCATAGATGAAAAGCCGCGCATAGGTGCGGGTGGTGCGAAGATAGCGTTCGTCCATCCGAAGGCAGTAACGGGTGTGCTTCTCGAACTCTGCGAAAGGGAAGAGTAA
- the meaB gene encoding methylmalonyl Co-A mutase-associated GTPase MeaB, whose product MIDDLIERMLQGDRRATARLITLVENDEDKAREIIRKIHPHTGNAYIVGITGPPGAGKSTLLDKLIRVAREEGKVVGVIAIDPTSPFTGGALLGDRIRMQRHSTDPGVFIRSMATRGSLGGLAKATNDAIKVLDAYGCDVIFVETVGVGQIEIDIVKTADTVVLVTVPGLGDDVQAIKAGLMEIADVFVINKADKEGADATYFELNLMLDLEKERWEKRGWRPPIVETVATTMKGIRELWSAIKEHHGFLVQSGEIERKRKFRAEEEVKTIVSGRIAKAISERLDEEEVAALIEKVVRREVDPYSAADLVLEKALGVKV is encoded by the coding sequence ATGATAGACGACCTTATAGAACGCATGCTCCAGGGGGACAGGCGCGCGACGGCGAGGCTCATAACCCTCGTCGAGAACGATGAGGACAAGGCAAGGGAGATAATACGGAAAATACATCCCCACACGGGGAACGCATACATCGTCGGCATAACCGGGCCTCCCGGTGCGGGAAAATCTACCCTTCTCGACAAACTCATCCGCGTTGCGAGGGAGGAGGGGAAGGTCGTAGGCGTCATAGCCATAGACCCCACATCCCCCTTCACCGGCGGCGCTTTGCTCGGCGACAGGATAAGGATGCAGAGGCACTCCACCGACCCCGGAGTTTTCATCAGGAGCATGGCAACCAGGGGTTCCCTCGGTGGACTCGCCAAGGCCACCAACGATGCCATAAAGGTTCTCGATGCCTACGGCTGTGACGTCATCTTCGTTGAGACCGTCGGCGTCGGCCAGATCGAGATTGACATCGTCAAGACGGCCGATACCGTGGTTCTCGTAACCGTGCCCGGTTTGGGAGATGATGTGCAGGCAATAAAGGCAGGCCTTATGGAGATAGCGGATGTCTTCGTAATCAACAAGGCCGACAAGGAAGGAGCGGATGCGACCTACTTCGAGCTCAACCTCATGCTCGACCTTGAGAAGGAGCGCTGGGAGAAGCGCGGCTGGAGGCCGCCTATAGTCGAGACCGTGGCGACAACGATGAAGGGAATCAGGGAGCTCTGGTCAGCTATAAAAGAACACCATGGGTTCCTTGTTCAGAGCGGGGAGATAGAGCGGAAGAGGAAGTTCCGTGCCGAGGAAGAGGTCAAGACAATAGTTTCGGGCAGAATAGCCAAGGCCATAAGCGAGAGGCTCGATGAAGAAGAGGTGGCGGCCCTGATAGAAAAGGTCGTAAGGAGGGAGGTTGACCCTTACTCTGCCGCGGATCTTGTACTTGAAAAAGCCCTGGGGGTGAAGGTATGA
- a CDS encoding cobalamin B12-binding domain-containing protein has protein sequence MVERSKVRVLVAKPGLDGHDRGAKVVARALRDAGFEVIYTGIRQTPEQIVESVIQEDVDVLGISILSGAHMVLIPKILRLLEERGIKPNEDVLVIAGGIIPPDDAEQLEKTGVAKVFGPGSPIGDIISFIDENVTKLKKFRSA, from the coding sequence ATGGTCGAGCGCTCCAAGGTTAGGGTTCTCGTTGCAAAACCCGGACTTGACGGTCACGACAGGGGAGCCAAGGTCGTTGCGAGGGCCTTGCGCGATGCAGGTTTTGAGGTCATCTACACGGGCATAAGACAGACGCCGGAGCAGATAGTGGAGAGCGTCATTCAGGAGGACGTTGACGTCCTTGGAATAAGCATCCTCTCCGGCGCACACATGGTTCTGATTCCCAAGATACTCAGGCTCCTTGAGGAGCGCGGTATAAAGCCCAACGAGGACGTTCTCGTTATAGCCGGCGGGATAATCCCACCCGACGATGCCGAGCAGCTTGAGAAGACCGGGGTTGCCAAGGTCTTCGGCCCGGGTAGTCCGATCGGTGACATAATAAGTTTCATAGACGAGAACGTCACGAAGCTCAAGAAGTTCAGGTCGGCATGA
- a CDS encoding PHP domain-containing protein: MLDFPHDMHTHSAYSDGVGGIGDNVAAAEVRGLKLIGISDHSHYLTGKAFNRYIREIRHWGEESEITVLAGIEANITSGGVDVAAGIAEKLDYVIASVHLWLNDPEEYIELVKAAILDESVDVIGHFGASFPYIGYPDEESLRELIELAEAEGKAFEISSRYRVPDMGFIRECIRRGVKLVFASDAHRPRDVGSVSWSERVFKKAGGKKEDLLFGELL; the protein is encoded by the coding sequence ATGCTAGACTTTCCCCACGATATGCACACTCACTCAGCGTACTCCGACGGCGTTGGCGGGATAGGAGACAACGTTGCGGCCGCAGAGGTCAGGGGCTTGAAACTTATCGGGATAAGCGACCACAGCCACTACCTAACCGGGAAAGCCTTCAACCGATATATCCGAGAGATCCGCCACTGGGGAGAGGAGAGCGAGATAACTGTTCTGGCAGGGATCGAAGCCAATATAACCTCCGGCGGCGTCGACGTGGCCGCGGGGATTGCTGAAAAGCTCGATTACGTCATTGCCAGCGTCCACCTCTGGCTAAATGACCCGGAGGAATACATTGAGCTCGTGAAAGCTGCAATACTAGACGAGAGCGTTGACGTAATCGGGCACTTCGGGGCGAGTTTTCCGTACATCGGCTATCCCGATGAGGAAAGCTTGAGGGAGCTCATAGAGCTAGCGGAGGCAGAAGGAAAGGCCTTCGAGATAAGCTCCCGCTACCGCGTTCCAGATATGGGCTTCATAAGGGAATGCATAAGGCGCGGTGTAAAGCTGGTCTTCGCGAGCGACGCCCACAGGCCAAGGGACGTTGGGAGCGTCTCCTGGAGCGAGAGGGTTTTCAAGAAGGCGGGAGGAAAAAAGGAAGACCTCTTGTTCGGAGAGTTATTGTAA
- a CDS encoding Maf-like protein — protein MLVLASASPRRREILARFLDKFEVIPSRASEECDLENPAEYALELARRKAWEVYERVGGTVIGADTVVSIDGKILGKPKDEGDAFRMLKLLSGRVHRVTTGYCIIHGGKEISGSVITEVKFRELDDELIWAYIETGEPMDKAGAYGIQGKAGLFVEWIKGDYYNVVGFPLEIVWKLRELGFDVISR, from the coding sequence ATGCTGGTTCTGGCCTCTGCCTCACCGAGGAGGCGGGAGATACTCGCCCGGTTCCTAGATAAGTTCGAGGTTATTCCGAGCAGGGCGAGTGAGGAGTGCGACCTGGAAAACCCCGCCGAGTACGCCCTGGAACTCGCCAGGAGGAAGGCATGGGAAGTTTACGAACGCGTGGGCGGAACCGTCATCGGCGCCGATACGGTGGTCAGCATAGATGGGAAAATCCTTGGAAAGCCCAAAGATGAGGGAGACGCCTTTAGAATGCTCAAGCTTCTCAGCGGAAGGGTTCACAGGGTCACGACGGGCTACTGCATAATCCATGGAGGTAAAGAAATATCCGGATCAGTTATCACGGAGGTCAAGTTTCGCGAGCTGGACGATGAGTTAATATGGGCCTACATCGAGACCGGCGAGCCCATGGACAAGGCCGGTGCCTATGGAATCCAAGGAAAAGCCGGCCTCTTCGTTGAGTGGATTAAAGGGGACTACTACAATGTCGTCGGCTTCCCGCTGGAGATAGTCTGGAAGCTGAGGGAGCTTGGATTTGACGTCATATCACGCTGA
- a CDS encoding PINc/VapC family ATPase: MRMFVADTSVIVDGRLTQFLAGVEGKVKVIIPEAVIAEIEHQANEGKAIGHVGLEELKKLREMANEGRIILEFHGERPELWQIKRAKSGEIDNIVREIARELGATLITGDQVQRDIAIAKGIEVIYLTARKEVKHRLEDFFDETTMSVHLKAGLRPLAKKGRPGEWRLVPTGEEVLTDEELEEIADDIVERAKRDPESFIELDEPGATVVQLRNYRIVIAKPPFADRIEITAVRPVKKLSIEDYELSEKLMERLREKAEGILIAGAPGEGKTTFAQALAEWYAGMGKIVKTMEKPRDLQVGEEITQYTALSGRMEKTGDILLLVRPDYTIFDEMRKTSDFKIYADLRLAGVGMVGVVHATKPIDAVQRFIGRVELGMIPQIVDTVIFIKAGRVAKVLTLEYLVKVPSGMREEDLARPVIEVRDFETGELEYEIYTYGEEISVVPVKKEEKAPALRLAEKRLKQEIKKFLPDVYTEVEIVSPHKAIVYADEFDIPAIIGKKGKRITELEKRIGISIDVKSFTEREAERPKEKIPVEIEEKKKTIVLRVSPDYAKKPLKFYGGEQYVFTATPSKKGLVKVSKSTPIGKELKRLIEAGISIWATA; the protein is encoded by the coding sequence ATGAGGATGTTTGTTGCTGATACGAGCGTGATCGTTGACGGCAGGCTGACCCAGTTCCTTGCGGGCGTTGAAGGGAAGGTCAAGGTCATCATACCCGAGGCGGTCATAGCGGAGATAGAGCACCAGGCCAACGAGGGGAAGGCGATAGGCCACGTTGGGCTCGAGGAGCTCAAGAAGCTCCGCGAAATGGCAAACGAGGGCAGGATCATACTGGAGTTCCATGGAGAGAGACCCGAGCTCTGGCAGATAAAGAGGGCCAAGTCCGGGGAGATAGACAACATAGTCAGGGAGATAGCCAGGGAGCTGGGCGCCACCCTGATAACCGGCGACCAGGTGCAACGGGATATAGCGATAGCCAAGGGCATAGAGGTGATATACCTGACCGCCAGAAAAGAGGTCAAGCACCGCCTGGAGGATTTCTTTGACGAGACGACGATGAGCGTTCACCTGAAGGCCGGGCTGAGGCCCCTCGCAAAGAAGGGAAGGCCGGGCGAGTGGAGGCTCGTTCCGACGGGCGAGGAGGTTTTGACCGACGAGGAGCTTGAGGAGATAGCCGACGACATAGTCGAGAGGGCAAAGCGCGACCCCGAGAGCTTCATAGAGCTCGACGAGCCCGGAGCGACTGTCGTTCAGCTCAGGAACTACCGTATAGTCATAGCCAAACCGCCCTTCGCGGACAGGATAGAGATAACCGCCGTCAGGCCGGTCAAGAAGCTCAGCATAGAGGACTACGAGCTGAGCGAGAAGCTCATGGAGCGCCTCAGGGAGAAGGCGGAGGGGATACTCATCGCCGGAGCACCCGGTGAAGGAAAGACGACCTTTGCCCAGGCCTTGGCTGAGTGGTACGCGGGCATGGGCAAGATAGTCAAGACGATGGAGAAGCCCCGCGACCTTCAGGTCGGTGAAGAGATAACCCAGTACACTGCCCTGAGCGGCAGGATGGAGAAGACCGGTGACATACTCCTCCTGGTGAGGCCGGACTACACGATATTCGACGAGATGAGGAAGACGAGCGACTTCAAGATATACGCTGACCTTCGCCTGGCGGGAGTGGGTATGGTAGGAGTTGTGCACGCAACGAAGCCGATAGATGCAGTCCAGCGCTTCATCGGAAGGGTGGAGCTCGGAATGATACCACAGATAGTCGATACCGTCATCTTCATCAAGGCCGGAAGGGTCGCCAAGGTCCTGACGCTGGAGTACCTCGTCAAGGTGCCGAGCGGCATGAGGGAGGAGGATTTAGCGAGGCCGGTGATAGAGGTTCGCGATTTTGAAACTGGCGAGCTTGAGTACGAGATATACACTTACGGCGAGGAGATAAGCGTCGTGCCCGTCAAGAAGGAGGAGAAGGCCCCGGCGCTGAGGCTGGCAGAGAAGAGGCTCAAGCAGGAGATAAAGAAGTTCCTGCCCGATGTCTATACCGAGGTCGAGATAGTAAGCCCGCACAAGGCGATAGTTTACGCCGACGAGTTCGATATTCCTGCGATAATCGGCAAGAAGGGGAAGAGGATTACAGAGCTGGAGAAGAGGATAGGTATAAGCATCGACGTCAAGAGCTTCACCGAGAGGGAAGCCGAGAGGCCGAAGGAAAAGATACCCGTAGAGATAGAGGAAAAGAAGAAAACGATTGTCCTGAGGGTTTCACCCGACTACGCGAAGAAACCCCTCAAGTTCTACGGTGGCGAGCAGTACGTCTTCACCGCAACGCCCAGCAAGAAGGGCCTCGTCAAGGTCAGCAAGAGCACGCCGATAGGAAAAGAGCTGAAAAGGCTCATCGAGGCGGGGATATCCATCTGGGCGACCGCCTGA
- the minD gene encoding cell division ATPase MinD: MGRLISIASGKGGTGKTTTTANLAIALGKMNYHVCAVDADLTMANLSLVMGIDDAYTTLHDVLAGRATISDAIYATAYENVHLVPASIDWEHVIRADPRKLPETIKRLKDRFDFVVIDSPAGLQMDAMNAMLSGEEVLLVTNPEISCVTDTMKVGMVLRKAGLAILGFVLNRYGRSETEIPPEVAEEVMELPLLAVIPEDPAVREATLEGVPVVEYKPESEGAKAYMELAERIARISGFKARVMR, from the coding sequence ATGGGTAGGCTGATATCCATAGCCTCCGGCAAGGGAGGCACGGGAAAGACCACAACGACGGCTAACCTCGCCATCGCCCTTGGGAAGATGAACTATCACGTCTGTGCCGTTGATGCAGACCTCACAATGGCCAACCTGAGCCTTGTCATGGGAATAGACGACGCTTACACTACCCTTCACGATGTTCTGGCCGGTAGGGCAACCATAAGCGACGCCATATACGCCACAGCTTATGAGAACGTTCACCTCGTTCCCGCGTCGATAGACTGGGAGCACGTTATACGGGCCGACCCAAGGAAGCTCCCCGAGACGATAAAGCGGCTGAAGGATAGGTTCGATTTTGTTGTCATAGACTCCCCGGCTGGCCTTCAAATGGACGCTATGAACGCCATGCTGAGCGGAGAGGAAGTTCTTCTCGTCACAAACCCCGAAATCTCGTGCGTTACCGACACCATGAAGGTGGGGATGGTTCTGAGGAAGGCGGGTCTGGCGATTCTGGGCTTCGTTCTGAACCGTTACGGGCGCAGCGAGACCGAAATTCCGCCCGAGGTGGCAGAGGAAGTAATGGAACTGCCCCTTCTTGCCGTCATCCCCGAGGATCCTGCCGTAAGGGAGGCGACCCTTGAGGGCGTTCCTGTGGTTGAGTACAAACCCGAATCTGAGGGCGCAAAGGCATACATGGAGTTGGCCGAGAGAATAGCAAGGATATCCGGCTTCAAGGCCAGGGTGATGAGATGA
- a CDS encoding ATP/GTP-binding protein encodes MILTFVGTAGSGKTTLTRAFGKYLEENGYTVSYVNLDTGVKRLPYRPNLDVRDDITAWELMEEGYGPNGAIVESYDRLLPRVSEYVSSIIELDGKNDYVLLDTPGQMETFLFHDFGVRLMENLPEPLTVYLFSPEVLKKPTDFCFARFFGLMIELCLGTTTVPAMSKVDTVRDLEEYRRYLDDIEYLTARLRLEPSTQGLLAYRMCSTLPELAPPTRVLYISARTGVGFDDLETLAYEHRCTCGDLT; translated from the coding sequence ATGATACTGACCTTTGTGGGGACTGCCGGAAGCGGAAAGACCACCCTAACCCGGGCGTTTGGAAAATACCTAGAGGAAAACGGCTACACCGTCTCGTACGTGAACCTGGACACGGGCGTAAAGAGGTTGCCCTACAGACCGAACCTCGATGTGAGAGACGATATAACGGCGTGGGAACTGATGGAGGAAGGCTATGGCCCCAACGGGGCAATAGTTGAGAGCTACGATAGGCTCCTCCCACGGGTTTCTGAGTACGTTTCTTCGATCATAGAGCTGGACGGAAAAAACGACTACGTGCTCCTAGACACCCCCGGCCAGATGGAGACGTTTCTCTTCCACGACTTCGGCGTCAGGCTGATGGAGAACCTCCCAGAGCCGCTCACGGTTTACCTCTTTAGTCCGGAGGTGTTGAAGAAACCGACGGATTTCTGTTTCGCCAGGTTCTTTGGTCTGATGATAGAGCTGTGCCTCGGAACCACCACCGTTCCAGCGATGAGCAAGGTTGACACCGTGCGGGATCTAGAGGAGTACAGGCGGTACCTCGACGACATTGAGTACCTCACCGCCAGGCTCAGATTGGAACCCTCCACACAGGGGCTCCTCGCCTACAGGATGTGCTCGACCCTTCCGGAGCTGGCTCCCCCGACGAGGGTTCTCTACATCTCCGCCAGGACTGGAGTGGGATTCGATGACCTTGAGACCCTGGCCTACGAGCATCGCTGCACCTGTGGCGACCTGACTTAG